The DNA region GGCCGTCCTAGGTCAGATGGGACTCAACGCGCCCCTGCACCGGCTGAACAGTCTGGTGGACACGATCCGCGAGCGGGCCGCCAATTCCGGCAGACCGCTCAAAGGGGACGAGGTGCAAGCGCTCCTCAAATGTCAGGAATGCCTGGATGACGGCGCATAAAAAAGGCGCCGACCGCCATCACACCCCCAAAAATGATCAAATACGCCACCACGGCCAGGCCATGAGCCAGGCAGGCGGCATACATCATGAACAGGCTGCCGCAGATCGCCAGCAAGGGCATGATCACGCGCTTGAAGAGCGAGAGATCCCGTTCCCGACGCATCAGAACCACAAAAATCGGCAGATAAAAGGCATAAAGGGTGACAATGGGCAGTTCGGAAGGATCGAAGCAAAAAAAGCCAAACCACGGCTGGGTCAGGTTCGCTCCGTAAAAATA from Deltaproteobacteria bacterium includes:
- a CDS encoding amino acid permease, translated to YFYGANLTQPWFGFFCFDPSELPIVTLYAFYLPIFVVLMRRERDLSLFKRVIMPLLAICGSLFMMYAACLAHGLAVVAYLIIFGGVMAVGAFFMRRHPGIPDI